A stretch of Pyrenophora tritici-repentis strain M4 chromosome 7, whole genome shotgun sequence DNA encodes these proteins:
- a CDS encoding RING and CCCH-type Zn-finger protein codes for MDTPVVKFKKRGAKAAPRKVAPPPPNSDSDFSSGSEAEGEDGRVVKRRKVNSNALKASTTDQQIKPEVEGTTQYAANRSAVIEASNDATKQSNWYEEDADEALSSKNLLGTTRTKPTTFIEKNPDAPNRQVGPMKASTNIRTITVTDYTPDVCKDYKQTGFCGFGDNCKFLHAREDYAAGWKLDREWEMSTKGKKPGGTVVASANKDNKEKDEDGIDFALLEKIPFACLICKKPYKTPIITKCGHYFCEAFQGLAVELLLEANQVLSSIFTFD; via the exons ATGGACACACCTGTAGTCAAATTCAAAAAGCGAGGAGCAAAAGCTGCGCCCCGCAAAGTCGCGCCGCCACCTCCCAACTCAGATTCAGATTTCTCGTCCGGGTCAGAGGCTGAAGGCGAAGATGGGCGCGTAGTGAAGCGGCGAAAGGTCAACAGCAACGCGCTCAAAGCATCGACAACAGATCAGCAAATCAAGCCAGAAGTAGAGGGCACGACCCAATACGCCGCGAATCGCTCGGCAGTAATAGAAGCAAGCAATGATGCGACCAAGCAATCCAACTGGTACGAAGAGGATGCCGATGAAGCTCTCAGCTCCAAGAATCTGCTCGGTACCACGCGAACCAAACCCACGACGTTCATCGAGAAGAATCCCGACGCCCCAAATCGCCAAGTAGGGCCCATGAAAGCATCAACGAATATACGCACAATCACCGTGACAGATTACACCCCAGATGTATGCAAGGACTACAAGCAGACAGGCTTCTGTGGTTTCGGCGACAACTGCAAGTTCCTCCACGCCCGTGAGGACTATGCGGCCGGCTGGAAGCTGGATCGCGAGTGGGAAATGTCCACCAAGGGCAAAAAGCCAGGAGGTACCGTTGTCGCCTCTGCGAACAAGGATAACAAAGAAAAGGATGAAGATGGCATTGATTTTGCGCTTCTGGAGAAGATACCATTTGCCTGCCTCATTTGCAAGAAGCCGTACAAGACCCCCATCATAACCAAGTGTGGCCACTACTTTTGCGAGGC TTTCCAGGGGTTAGCTGTCGAACTATTGCTGGAGGCTAACCAGGTACTCTCCTCTATTTTTACTTTTGATTGA